The Henckelia pumila isolate YLH828 chromosome 2, ASM3356847v2, whole genome shotgun sequence genome includes a window with the following:
- the LOC140882891 gene encoding probable calcium-binding protein CML18, producing the protein MEKSAPLTREEELREVFKKFDTNGDGKISLSELGSVLNGLGSKTTEEEVARIMSELDIDGDGFIDLNEFKAFHCVGSDSNKELREAFDLYDQDKNGKISAKELHTVLRSLGEKCSLKDCRRMIGSFDVDGDGCVDFEEFKKMMTRSSK; encoded by the coding sequence ATGGAGAAATCGGCGCCGCTAACCAGAGAGGAAGAATTACGCGAAGTTTTCAAGAAATTCGACACCAACGGCGACGGGAAGATCTCGCTATCCGAGCTCGGCTCGGTGCTCAATGGCCTCGGTTCCAAGACCACCGAGGAGGAGGTGGCGCGTATAATGTCTGAGTTAGATATCGACGGCGATGGATTCATAGACTTGAACGAGTTCAAAGCCTTCCACTGCGTAGGCAGCGACAGCAACAAGGAGTTGAGGGAGGCGTTTGATCTGTACGACCAGGATAAGAACGGGAAGATCTCCGCCAAGGAGTTGCACACGGTGCTGCGTAGCCTCGGGGAGAAGTGCTCGCTCAAGGACTGCCGCAGGATGATCGGCTCCTTCGATGTCGACGGCGATGGATGCGTTGATTTCGAGGAATTCAAAAAGATGATGACCAGATCTTCCAAATGA
- the LOC140884579 gene encoding pto-interacting protein 1-like isoform X1, with protein sequence MDCTNFVESPQAPFSSMTETLSAHADQDYCENLECDETDVKSKSFLYKLIWEFGLGCVIPRPRRLDGENLDGGSCGGSVLENNNAWLLAESGGCGAEEPHSVHSSFRFSICSQVELETMALSNGCSSTTVLMVNLDDGFLNDSKSRELKWRRIQSLERNISPAARSLIRFSYTEILLATRNFSKGRILGRGALSCVFRGRLGFLKTSVAIKRLNKEDKESSKAFCRELMIASSLRNHRIVPLVGFCIDAEEGLFLVYKYVSGGSLEGLLHGKKRGSNSGPVLSWSARYRISAGIAEAIQYLHNGTERCVVHRDIKPSNILVSSKKTPKLCDFGLALWTPAPSVPFLCKTVKGTFGYLAPEYFQHGKVSDKTDIYSFGIVLLELLTGRKPIEMKRGQGEENLVLWAKPLLQQRAFEKFLDPRLKYTRKNMNQISRLVRAANSCLSNEDSGRPEINEIVATLRGRDLTDLKRTKGYSTSNNGLIDGYPQLHRTMNDMTNHIALAMLGVDFDDDSDDNPDYL encoded by the exons ATGGATTGCACGAACTTCGTTGAGTCTCCGCAAGCTCCGTTCTCCTCAATGACAGAGACTTTATCCGCGCATGCTGACCAAGATTACTGCGAAAATCTTGAATGTGACGAGACAGATGTAAAATCAAAATCTTTTCTTTACAAATTGATCTGGGAAtttggtttgggttgtgtgATACCACGACCCCGCCGCCTCGACGGTGAGAATCTTGACGGAGGAAGTTGTGGCGGCAGCGTTTTGGAGAACAACAATGCCTGGTTACTGGCAGAATCCGGCGGTTGTGGAGCAGAGGAGCCACATTCGGTTCACTCTTCTTTTAGGTTCAGTATTTGTTCTCAGGTTGAGCTTGAGACGATGGCTCTGAGCAATGGGTGTTCTTCTACTACTGTTTTAATGGTGAATTTGGACGATGGATTCTTGAATGATTCTAAGTCCAGGGAGTTGAAATGGAGGAGAATTCAATCACTGGAGAGGAATATTTCTCCTGCTGCACGCTCATTGATAAGGTTCAGCTACACAGAGATTCTCTTGGCCACTAGAAATTTCTCCAAAG GCAGAATTTTAGGGAGAGGGGCATTGAGCTGTGTGTTTAGAGGAAGATTGGGATTTCTTAAAACTTCAGTGGCAATTAAGAGGTTGAATAAAGAAGATAAAGAGTCATCTAAAGCATTTTGTAGGGAGTTGATGATTGCTAGTTCTCTGCGAAACCATCGAATCGTGCCGCTTGTCGGATTTTGCATTGATGCTGAGGAAGGCTTGTTTTTGGTCTACAAATACGTCTCCGGTGGAAGTTTAGAGGGACTTTTGCATG GGAAGAAGAGGGGATCGAATAGTGGTCCGGTGCTTTCTTGGTCGGCCCGTTATAGGATCTCAGCCGGAATAGCCGAGGCGATTCAGTACTTACATAATGGAACCGAAAGATGTGTTGTTCATAGGGACATTAAGCCTTCGAACATTCTTGTTTCCTCCAAAAAGACACCTAAG TTGTGTGACTTCGGGTTGGCTTTGTGGACTCCTGCACCGTCGGTTCCATTCCTTTGCAAAACTGTGAAGGGAACTTTCGG GTACTTGGCTCCTGAATATTTCCAGCACGGTAAAGTGTCCGATAAAACCGACATTTATTCTTTTGGGATCGTGCTCTTGGAACTATTAACGGGCAGGAAGCCAATCGAGATGAAAAGAGGGCAAGGGGAAGAAAATCTAGTTTTATGG GCAAAGCCGCTGCTTCAGCAGAGAGCCTTTGAAAAATTTCTTGATCCAAGGCTAAAGTACACAAGAAAGAACATGAATCAGATCTCTCGACTGGTTCGTGCTGCGAATTCTTGCTTAAGCAATGAAGACTCCGGGAGACCGGAGATTAACGAAATTGTTGCTACTCTGAGAGGAAGAGATCTCACTGACTTAAAGAGAACAAAGGGTTATTCGACAAGTAACAATGGCTTGATTGATGGTTACCCTCAACTACATAGGACAATGAATGATATGACGAATCATATTGCTTTAGCTATGCTAGGAGTCGATTTCGACGATGACAGTGACGATAACCCTGATTACCTGTGA
- the LOC140884579 gene encoding protein kinase STUNTED-like isoform X2 — MDCTNFVESPQAPFSSMTETLSAHADQDYCENLECDETDVKSKSFLYKLIWEFGLGCVIPRPRRLDGENLDGGSCGGSVLENNNAWLLAESGGCGAEEPHSVHSSFRFSICSQVELETMALSNGCSSTTVLMVNLDDGFLNDSKSRELKWRRIQSLERNISPAARSLIRFSYTEILLATRNFSKGKKRGSNSGPVLSWSARYRISAGIAEAIQYLHNGTERCVVHRDIKPSNILVSSKKTPKLCDFGLALWTPAPSVPFLCKTVKGTFGYLAPEYFQHGKVSDKTDIYSFGIVLLELLTGRKPIEMKRGQGEENLVLWAKPLLQQRAFEKFLDPRLKYTRKNMNQISRLVRAANSCLSNEDSGRPEINEIVATLRGRDLTDLKRTKGYSTSNNGLIDGYPQLHRTMNDMTNHIALAMLGVDFDDDSDDNPDYL, encoded by the exons ATGGATTGCACGAACTTCGTTGAGTCTCCGCAAGCTCCGTTCTCCTCAATGACAGAGACTTTATCCGCGCATGCTGACCAAGATTACTGCGAAAATCTTGAATGTGACGAGACAGATGTAAAATCAAAATCTTTTCTTTACAAATTGATCTGGGAAtttggtttgggttgtgtgATACCACGACCCCGCCGCCTCGACGGTGAGAATCTTGACGGAGGAAGTTGTGGCGGCAGCGTTTTGGAGAACAACAATGCCTGGTTACTGGCAGAATCCGGCGGTTGTGGAGCAGAGGAGCCACATTCGGTTCACTCTTCTTTTAGGTTCAGTATTTGTTCTCAGGTTGAGCTTGAGACGATGGCTCTGAGCAATGGGTGTTCTTCTACTACTGTTTTAATGGTGAATTTGGACGATGGATTCTTGAATGATTCTAAGTCCAGGGAGTTGAAATGGAGGAGAATTCAATCACTGGAGAGGAATATTTCTCCTGCTGCACGCTCATTGATAAGGTTCAGCTACACAGAGATTCTCTTGGCCACTAGAAATTTCTCCAAAG GGAAGAAGAGGGGATCGAATAGTGGTCCGGTGCTTTCTTGGTCGGCCCGTTATAGGATCTCAGCCGGAATAGCCGAGGCGATTCAGTACTTACATAATGGAACCGAAAGATGTGTTGTTCATAGGGACATTAAGCCTTCGAACATTCTTGTTTCCTCCAAAAAGACACCTAAG TTGTGTGACTTCGGGTTGGCTTTGTGGACTCCTGCACCGTCGGTTCCATTCCTTTGCAAAACTGTGAAGGGAACTTTCGG GTACTTGGCTCCTGAATATTTCCAGCACGGTAAAGTGTCCGATAAAACCGACATTTATTCTTTTGGGATCGTGCTCTTGGAACTATTAACGGGCAGGAAGCCAATCGAGATGAAAAGAGGGCAAGGGGAAGAAAATCTAGTTTTATGG GCAAAGCCGCTGCTTCAGCAGAGAGCCTTTGAAAAATTTCTTGATCCAAGGCTAAAGTACACAAGAAAGAACATGAATCAGATCTCTCGACTGGTTCGTGCTGCGAATTCTTGCTTAAGCAATGAAGACTCCGGGAGACCGGAGATTAACGAAATTGTTGCTACTCTGAGAGGAAGAGATCTCACTGACTTAAAGAGAACAAAGGGTTATTCGACAAGTAACAATGGCTTGATTGATGGTTACCCTCAACTACATAGGACAATGAATGATATGACGAATCATATTGCTTTAGCTATGCTAGGAGTCGATTTCGACGATGACAGTGACGATAACCCTGATTACCTGTGA